The sequence below is a genomic window from Lodderomyces elongisporus chromosome 2, complete sequence.
GCTCCTGAAGAATATAAAAGGAGCTCatcatttgcaaattttttctcaattctttttccccttctttttcttttttctctgtcGACGTACTTCATAGGATCATTTCTATAGTAGACGTCCCTCTTTGACTCTTCAAAAGAGCCACTGAATCCAACTTGGTTGATGAGTTATGATTACCCTTACACCCTCAGAGTGAGAaacacaatttttttgcttgaCTATGGTTCTCGATAATCTAGTCATCTAGTTTGTTTTGCCTTGTTAGCCAATTACTTTACTGTAATTGCGAAGGAGCAATGATCTTGAccttttttactttatgCCTTTTTGGAGGAAATTGTTTAAAGGTGGGTGTAAGTGGCTGTCTGACAAGTTTCCACATACTCTTGTTGCTTGTGTTTTAAACCATTATTTGTTGTATTACGATTGATGGTGTATATGCAAGGCACTTGGTTGTGGTGTACTATACTTATCTGACCTGTGTTGTTGTGTCGACCATTCCGATTGTggatttatttattcatttttctttttcaatagcTGAATAGTGTAATTCAGTTTTCTGGATTTATGTCGTCTGGTGATGAATAAATTGAGATGACTTTATTTCACTAGAGGTTTGTTCATTTACTTaagagtttttttttttgtttttggtttcgaAACCTGGGATACTCCTAAACATTTGATAGTAGTTTATGGAGAGAttttttgatgaaaatgtgAGTTGAATTGATGAGATGAGATGAGGTTGGTCTAGCGTAAGACAAACTTGGATggatattttgttttgttttgttttttattgtattgtattgttttgtattgtattgtattgtattgtatttgATGATCATTGAGAGTGGACTTGTTTGGGCACAAAAAGGATTGTTACGTAAGCGtatttattcatttgcCCCAAACGTGTTATGTACAGAGCGCTTTGAAAGTGGATATGCACATTGGGTTGTGCCAAACCACTAACAACAGTcagaaagaaatagaagaaactactaaataaaaaaaaaaagaatatcgGTAAATGCCTCAAAACCGACCGGatgtaaaataaaaaatgaaaaacaaaaaaaaaaagaataagctAAAGGCACAGAGACAAGAAGATGACAACACAATGGGAGAGGAAGGAAGGAGGAAAAATTTTATTAGAAAGTGAAAAGAGCCGCATGATCGAGAGGCTAGGGCTCTTGATGCAATACTCATTTCATTTGCAGTGGATACAGTGGCTATAACATCCTTTTTGAGGGGGCGGGGGGGGCTAGATTAGATGAAAGTGATTAAGTTATGAAGTAGaaaaaggaggagaaggaggaggaggaggaggaggaagaagaagaagctaCAGGAAGGAGGGTATGGTCCATACATTCCAATAAGGTATTGAATGAAAACGAACATAAAAACTTCTATAAGTTGAGTCAGATAGTGAGTTTCTTCTAGCTGggtgtttttttccttgGTTTGagtaatatttttttgacatCTCGGCTCCAAAagatattatatatatatatatatatatgtatgtatctATGTATGCACCAttcttattgttgttattgtagtttttttcgtctttgtttttttagttAGTAGTGGTATCAGCAGCAGTATCGATAAAAGTAGTAATAATATGTTGTAATAAAGTATTAGATCCGTTCCCACTTCCGTCTCTCAACCTTGAGCGACTCATCCGTACTACACCCTCCACATGTTCCACATGTTCCAAATGTTCCAAATGTTCCAAATGGGAACCAGATTATTCTGGAATGAATGATCCATTTTATGAGTCGAGGTCGAGAGctgagaaagaaaaaaaaacaaagcgACAAGGCTTAGTTATATCCGCATACAGGTAAAAGCAAAGACAAATGCAAAGGCAAAGGCAAAAATTAGAAAGAGGAGAGgttgaaaagagagaattcATCTAGAAGGCACATGAATACATTGGCCGGAAAGACAAAAGTAGCATTAATCTCTCATATAGGGACCTCTCCAGTAGTtggtaaaataaaaaaaaatttcattaATGAAGAATAGGGATTGAAATAACATCAGCACGGTAATTTAGGATAggtaaattgaaaaaaaaaaacaatcgcaaaaaaaaatcaagaaaatcATAAAGgttaaagaataaaaggtAACAGGTATTTCAACAAAACGTTGAGTAAGGATCCTTTGGTTTCTAAAgtatttgttgatttgaCACACTCTCAATATTGGTACTCTTCAAAACGTTGAAGTGATAGTGATAATAAGAAtgataatagtagtagtagtagtagtagtagtagtagtagtagtgcaAACTCTCTTTGCTCTTTGTGGATTgttattaataataataatattattattattattgttgttgtaattattattattattattaattttttttttggcttttgtttttgtcagaaacaaaataagaTTGTCAAGTTCCTCAAATTCCATTATTTACAACCAAAAACCTTTACAACAAATTAAAGAGTTTTACCCGTATTggagaataagaaaaagtcACTAGACCTTCACAACcttttacttttgctttttgcttttagcTTTTAGCTTTTGTTATTCAAACATTATATTAGCTTGTTATCATTAGCTAACATATCAATCATAATCATTATCATcgccaatttcttttccccttcccctttttccttccttcaTTCATTTATTCATAAAACAACTAACGATTTCCTTCCATACGCTTTCAAACTAAAACAAACCACCCCCCCCCTCTTTGCCCTTTTGGCCCCAAACAACCCATTTCCACCCATCAGATCTAACAATATTCTGAAACCACAaggttaaaaaaaaaaaaagaaataaaagaagacaaaagaaaagaaaaagggatTTCCAAATTCTCTATGAAGCGAAACAAGATTCAAGCAATATAATAcactttccaaaaaaacTATTTCATATCACcgcatcattatcattatcattatcattatcataatcataatcataatcattgtttcttttatatatattttattgtCATAAGTATTGCTATTGCCACAATTTACGACTAGGTATTGAactatttccttttttttatataataAACCACTGAAAATTTAAACAAGATTTCACAAACTTGACAAACTCCACAACAAACTTGATAAACtccaaaacaaacataGTTACTCATAATGACAAACAAACACGAGGAAGATCTCTCCCCGTCAGATgaacaaaatttgaaaaacgtATCAGATCTAGGCCATGAGTCTAGGGAATTTGACTCGTCAACTGGGTCCAACGGCGAAAAGACGTCAAACAGTGGAGTCACTAAAGATACAATAAATGGCGGAGTTTCAGGCAGATCCAAGTCTTTATTCAAAAGAGCTACTGCCCAGGACCTTTTGCATGCAAAACCACCATCTTTAATGGCCAGAATGCACcggttcttttttctccatGGTCTTGCCGACAGACCGGAATATAtgcaaaaaatatacaacaaTATTCCAAGAACAATTTTCTACAACTATGATTTACCCAGTGATATGAAGGACTCTGATGGACACCCAATAATAGAATATCCAAGGAACAAAATCAGAACCACAAAATACACACCGTTATCATTCTTGCCAAAAAATATCATCTTGCAATTCTCAACCAATATAGCCAATTGTTACTTCTTGTTGATTGTTATCCTAGGCGCTTTCCAAATCTTTGGTGTGCCCTCGCCTGGGCTAGCTGCAGTGCCCTtgattgttattgtttgtATAACTGCAATTAAGGATGCATTCGAAGATTATAGAAGAGTCATTTTAGATGCCGAGTTGAACAATACCCCGATCCATCTTATGCAAGGTGTTGATAACCCCAATGTTGAGGCCGATATAGTTAGCCCGTAtagaaaattcaaaaaagcATGTACGAGAGCAACCATCAAGACATTCAAAGGCTTGAAGAAATGTTGCATCTACATTTGTGGAagcaaaagacaaaaacaagatttTATGCGGGAAAtccaaaatgaaaacgacTTGGCCTTGAGAAGGGTGAGTACAGTGGTTTCTGAATACTCATATCattcacaacaacaacctagATACAGTATGCAATCTCCAAGAAGGAGCATGCAACATTCCACGAGAAGAAAATCCGGACAAAGTACACGACAACGTGCACCAACAGAACCCATGCCCAATTCATTATTGAACCCGAAATTGAAACAAGAGAATGCTCAAAACCCGGAACTGAATAGAGCCAGTTTCAAAAATAGATTTTGGAAAGATGTCAATGTGGGCGATATGATTAGAGTTAGGAACAATGAGGAAGTTCCCGCGGATATAGTTGTTATTTCCTCGTCTGATCCCGAAGGAAGCTGTTTTGTTGAGACAAAGAACCTTGATGGAGAAACAAATcttaaacaaagaaaagcatTAAAATGTGGTGGTCACAATAATCTCAAACATGCTGACGATTTAAGTGACACCAAGTTCTGGCTTGAATGTGACGCCCCAAACCCTCATTTATACTCATTCAAAGGTACCATTCATTACGAAAATTACGACGCAAACGGAAACTTAttaaatgaagatgaaaaagaagccATCACACCGGAAAATGTGCTTCTTCGAGGTACAAGTTTGAGAAATACTAAATGGATTATTGGTCTCGTTGTTTACACCGGTAAAGAGAGTAAAATTATGCTTAATGCCGGAATTACGCCAACAAAGACATCAAGAATTGCTCACGAGTTAAATTTCTCGGTGGTGAtcaattttgttcttgtctttatcttgtgttttgtttcgGGTGTGATCAATGGTTTATTTTATAGAGTCACAAACAACTCTAGAGtgttttttgattttcatcCATATGGCTCAACGCCTGCTATCAATGGTGTTATTGCATTCTTTGTTACGTTGATTATTTACCAATCCTTGATTCCCATCTCATTGTACATCACCATTGAGATCATCAAAACTTGTCAGGCTTTTTTCATCTACTCCGACATCAAGATGTATTATGCACCACTAGATTTCCCATGCGTTCCAAAAGCCTGGAACATTTCGGATGATTTGGGTCAGATTGAATATGTCTTTAGTGACAAAACTGGTACATTGACGCAAAATGTTATGGAGTTTCGTAAATGCACAATCAATGGTAAGTCCTATGGTATGGCCTATACTGAGGCTAAACAAGGGTTGGACAAGCGACATGGTGTTGATGTTATTGAAGAAGCAAACAAATGGAAAGAATTGATTGCCCAGGATAAGGATTTGATGGTGAAAGAATTGGAAGAATGTTTCCATAACGATCAATTGAGAGAGGAAAACATCTCATTTGTTTCTAGTCAATACGTCAAGGATACTTTTATGGTAAAAAATCCTGAAGATgaccaacaaaaaattgcCAATGAAAAGTTTATGTTTGCTTTGGCCTTGTGTAATACTGTTATGACTGAGGAAAATCCCCTTGATCCAACATTGAGGGATTTTAAAGCCGAGTCGCCAGATGAAGGTGCATTGGTTGCTGTTGCAAGAGACTTGGGGATTGTGTTTAAAGAAAGATTGAGGAAGTCTTTAATCCTTCTGGTTTATGGCAAAGATGAGGAATGGCAAGTTTTGGACATTGTTCCATTTACTTCAGCACGAAAGAAGATGTCCTGCGTCGTGAAAAGCCCTAGAGGAGAAATTATATTGTACACAAAAGGTGCAGATAATGTCATTTTCCAGCGCTTGGATCCAAGGTTAAACTCTCACGAATTGATTAGTAAGACGGCTTTGTATCTTGAGGATTATGCAAATGAAGGTTTGAGAACATTGTGTATCACTTCAAAGCAACTAGATCCTGCCTGGTATGACAATTGGTCAAGAAGATACAATGAAGCAAATGCATCTATCGATGATGACCGTGATGTTTTAATTGAACAATTGGagaatgaaattgaaaatgactTGGTATTATTGGGAGGTACTGCGATTGAAGATCGTTTGCAATCGGGTGTACCTCAAGCGATATCAATCTTGGGCCAAGCTGGTATCAAACTATGGGTCTTAACGGGAGATAGAATCGAGACCGCTATCAACATCGGATTTTCATGTAACTTGTTAGAGAACGACATGAAACTTTTAGTTGTACGACCAGATGAACAACAGCCGGATAATGTTGAATATATCGACGGGTTGATTACCAAATTTTTGCAAGAAAATTTTCAACTTGACGTTTCAACTCCGGAAAATGTGAATGGTTTGATAAAGAGGGCTAAAAAGAACCATGATGTTCCTGACTCGCGGTTTGCTTTAATTATCGATGGTGCTGCATTGAATCTAGTTTACCAAAAAGATACTACTCATCCAAGTGAACAAGTGCAATTATTGCGTGATaaatttttgcttcttggtAAGCAATGTAAGTCTGTTTTAGGATGTCGTGTATCTCCTTCGCAGAAAGCCGAAGTTGTCAAAATGGTGAAAGACAGGTTGAAGGTGATGACGTTGGCCATTGGAGATGGTGCTAATGATGTTGCAATGATCCAAGCTGCCaatgttggtgttggtattgCTGGTGAAGAAGGACGTCAGGCAGTTATGTCGTCTGACTACGCAATTGGTCAATTCAGATACCTTACACGTTTACTTTTGGTCCATGGACGTTGGGATTACAAGAGGTTAGCCGAAATGattccttgttttttttacaagaATGTTGTCTTTACGTTTACGTGTTTTTGGTACGGTATTTACAATAATTTTGATGGATCATACCTTTACGAATATACCTTCCTTATGTTTTACAATTTGGCATTCACCTCCTTATCGGTCATTGTTTTAGGAGTATTGGATCAGGATGTTTCTGACACGGTTTCACTACTTGTTCCACAGTTGTACATTAGTGGAATATTGGGTAAGGATTGGTCACAGTACAAGTTTGCTTGGTACATGTTTGATGGCTTGTATCAGTCTGTAATTTCATTTTGGTTCCCATACTTGTTATTTTACAAGGCATTTCAAAACCCACAGGGTATGACTATTGATCATAGGTTCTACATGGgagttgttgctgttgcaatTTCCGTCACTGCGTGTAACCTTTACattcttttgcaacaaaaaagatggGATTGGCTTTCGTTGTTGATTTATGCCATTTCAATCCTTCTTGTTTACTTTTGGACCGGTGTTTGGAGTGTAAATGCTACTTACTCGGGTGAGTTTTACCGAGCTGGTGCTCAAACATTGGGTACTTTGGGTGTATGGTGTTGCATATTCATTGGTGTCATTGCTTGTTTGTTGCCGAGATTCACGTTTGATTTCGTTCGTACAAACTTCCATCCATCAAATGTTGATATTATTCGTGAACAAGTGAGACTGGGTAAATTTGACGACTACCCAGTGGGATACGATCCTACCGATGCAGACGACGTTGAAAGGCATAGAATATTGTGTGAAATCATTAATAAGGACCCTGCattatttgaaaagatgGAAGAAGAGTACAAAGAAGAGCAATATAATCATGATAACAAATTGGAAAGGACGTTCAAGTCCATTAAAAGGCGTGCCACTATCACTACACCAAGGTCGAGAAAGAACTCTGTGCAGAGATTGAGAAAGAACACAATTAGTGATCAGTTCCACAAACATATCCCCTTGGAAGTCTTGAGGCAGGAAATGATACAAACTGGAGAGTACAAGACTGCGAGAAATTCTTTGGAAAGAATCCGTACCTCGCAAGAAGTGCCTGGTGTCACACAGGCGGAAACATTGTTGTCATATCACACCAGAAATAGCATGAGCATGATTCGGGAatgagtgtgtgtgtgtgggtgtgtgtgtgtgtcggggtgtgtgtgtgtcggGGTGTGAGGGTGTGTATGTAAGATGCTGTGCTATAATTTATTTCACAAACAATCGTATTTATTTTAACTTTTaattatatatgtatgtaagACATCGTATTCATTTCAATAATATAGAATTTGATTTATAACTGCTATTGGTCTGCTCTcaatgttgtttttttatttatattttttattttttgcagCTTTCGTTACAATATTTTATACCTCGTACTTGCAGTTCAAAACAATCATTCGTAGTTGCTCTTTGCGCGACAagaaattttcaaatctcTCGCACATCAAATTATTAGACTGGCAGTAGCAGCAGTGTTAAAAtcggcagcagcagcagcaacaagaacaacatcaacaacaacaacgataGGATTCGAGGAAGAAACTGTAGAAGCAGTCATAATAACAGCAATTTTAAGCGCTGCAACTACAATTATAACGCCAGTGAGccttttctatttatttacttgtctttttgtcttttcgtTAACACAGTGCAAGCACCAAAAAGTCGCTAACTTCAATAGAAGTCGACATCCTTCACCCTCCACTTTCAATACCACAACTTAAGAATGTTCACATTCTCCCTACTATCACCTGGAGAGAATGACCGCTCGTTCAAGGCCTCGCTTCTCACATTTGACAATGAGCATCGTATTTTGGCCGATCCATCTTGGTCTGGCTCTGATGCACTGGTTGTCAAGTTTATGGAACAATATCTTCCCTCGATCGATGCAATCATCATTTCACATTCCACCACTGAGTTTATTAGTGGGTACATTTTACTTTGTATCTATTTCCCAAAGATTATGCTGACGATTCCCGTGTACTCCACATTACCTGTAAATCAACTTGGTCGGATTTCCACGGTGGAGTATTACCGATCACAGGGTGTTTTGGGCCCGGTGTTGTCGTCGCTAATTGAACTTGATGAGATTGATAATTGgtttgacaagtttaaaaCAGTGAAATACCTTCAGAATATTACATTATGTGATGGGAAATTGACAATGACACCTTATAATTCTGGTCATTCTCTTGGTGGAACTTTTTGGCTCATCGTCAAGAGAATAGACCGTGTTATTTATGCTCCTTCATGGAATCATTCGAGAGATAGTCTTTTGAACAATGCCGGTTTTATCAACACGCAAACTGGAATGCCTCATGTTGGGCTATTACGGCCAACGGCATTTGTCACGGGTGCAGATTTAGGGTCCAATTTGTCACATAAAAAGAGATGTGAAAAGTTTTTGCAATTAGTTGATGCGACTTTAAACAATGGTGGTGCTGCGATCATCCCAACAAGCATTTCTGGCCGATTTCTTGAATTATTCCATCTCGTCGATCAGCATCTTAAAGGTGCTCCCATTCCTgtgtatttcttttcatacTCAGGAACCAAAATATTAAGTTATGCATCGGGGTTGATGGATTGGATGTCATCTTCGTTCAACAAGGCTTGGAATATTGAAAACTTACGAGATGACCAACTACCATTCAATCCAAGTAAAGTCGATTTGCTTCTTGACCCCTCAGAGTTGATGCAGATGAGGGGGCCTAAAATTATCTTCTGTTCAGGAATAGATTTAACTAATGGTGATTTATCATCCAAAGTATTTCTGTATTTGTGTAACGATGAAAAGACAACTGTAATTTTGACTGAAAAGCCTTCGTTGTTGCTGGCTCTGCAAAAAGACTCGGGCAACTCCATGGCTAGTATAAGTAAAGAATTGTACAATAACTGGGTCAAGTTGGCTAAAAGCAGAACGGGTAAGGCGACTGATGGAGTAGCAGTACCATTAGAAACAGTTCTCAAATTAGACCAATGGAtggttgaagaagaagttaCAGGTGAAGATTTAATAAATTTTAGGAATGAGATCACTGcaaagaggaaagagaaattgaTTGCAAAAGTTCGAGATCAAAAGATCCAGAATTTGTTAAATACCGATAATATTGAAGGAGAGGATTCATcggatgacgatgatgatgatgatgatgataataataataataataataacaataacaataacagttACGAGGGTGTGACTGGCTTGAAAAGAgatgaaagaaaagcagGTGAAATTTTTGATCAGCAGGTGAAGAAAGGGCAGAAATCTGTTATCAGCAACAATGATAAAGCTTATAATattaataacaataatattaataacaataataacttGAAGAATCCCAGGAATAACCACGATCTCACAAACACGAGTTCAGTTGCTGTGACAGCGCCCACTGTGGAGGAAGTTGACGAGTTGATACAGCATGAGGCGTTTATCATGGACTATATCAAACAAAGTATGGCGAAACATTTACCTATTGA
It includes:
- a CDS encoding uncharacterized protein (BUSCO:EOG09260MBW), encoding MFTFSLLSPGENDRSFKASLLTFDNEHRILADPSWSGSDASVVKFMEQYLPSIDAIIISHSTTEFISGYILLCIYFPKIMSTIPVYSTLPVNQLGRISTVEYYRSQGVLGPVLSSLIELDEIDNWFDKFKTVKYLQNITLCDGKLTMTPYNSGHSLGGTFWLIVKRIDRVIYAPSWNHSRDSLLNNAGFINTQTGMPHVGLLRPTAFVTGADLGSNLSHKKRCEKFLQLVDATLNNGGAAIIPTSISGRFLELFHLVDQHLKGAPIPVYFFSYSGTKILSYASGLMDWMSSSFNKAWNIENLRDDQLPFNPSKVDLLLDPSELMQMRGPKIIFCSGIDLTNGDLSSKVFSYLCNDEKTTVILTEKPSLLSASQKDSGNSMASISKELYNNWVKLAKSRTGKATDGVAVPLETVLKLDQWMVEEEVTGEDLINFRNEITAKRKEKLIAKVRDQKIQNLLNTDNIEGEDSSDDDDDDDDDNNNNNNNNNNNSYEGVTGLKRDERKAGEIFDQQVKKGQKSVISNNDKAYNINNNNINNNNNLKNPRNNHDLTNTSSVAVTAPTVEEVDELIQHEAFIMDYIKQSMAKHLPIDIKVTHKLKPRQAMFPYFQSSIAARTNFDDYGQIIDHKDFVKKDEISHSKIIMEGKRKFDERKQRGGRNQKYNTRVDNDEKRDKKNAKSNKLTPQEQVNQQLLHKYLDTLSKPLKRVSLEMQPSAKTQIQIRCGLAFVDLSGSVDMRSLGIIVQALKPYNLILLPDLRTSDENGESGLSQVEHFFQQQQTEQAMEHSKRQLFNSSRYLSLASIRDGLATAYSRGAGGAGGVGGAGNSNKMNVLVPLPDKPIKIGNDSESDSIGLSNFEVNLDDELVSTLKWKKVGDNYKVAKIYGELEINNQSPFMESQNSATGLTVTESTDDMADVPPTKKQKKSFADYVNSSTQFSLKPVDPNSTLRNSQNSIINRIQDPKLRAMISNASPKLAIGNVRLPDLKNKLLALTVNNQPLKVEFKSEGTLVVNGQIAIRKISYSGVGMGDAGDGDESGGDIVIDGNIGPLYYRIKEVIREMLAYV